A region from the Aquimarina sp. ERC-38 genome encodes:
- a CDS encoding formimidoylglutamase produces MPFEFLEPVSSNLIADLMKFDKKSVGRNIYIHTDEWTVPDLKDIDIAIIVINETRGSILDNPVLLDFNEIRRNLYKLFPGNWGVSIADLGTIHPGNTLQDTYYLVQEITQDLLKADVIPILLGGSQDLAYYQYRAYDVLERMVNMVNVDATFDLGNVATTLTNQSYVGKIIVDQPYNLFNYSNIGYQTYFNSQEHIDLIEKLYFDAYRLGDVITDITIVEPIMRDADLVSIDLKALQNSFVSPEVISPNGFNHREICAISRYAGISDKVKSLSIFECFQENKHQYLLIAQMIWYFIEGLNYRTNELNIKSKKETLHYQVPVEDEILSFYQSSITKRWWIEIPFLPSGNNKLERHTLLPCTYNDYKRACNQEIPERWYKAKRKNEV; encoded by the coding sequence ATGCCTTTTGAATTTTTAGAACCGGTCAGTAGTAACCTTATTGCTGATTTGATGAAGTTTGATAAGAAGTCGGTAGGGCGAAATATCTACATTCATACGGATGAATGGACCGTACCGGATCTCAAAGATATTGATATTGCCATTATTGTAATAAATGAAACCAGAGGTAGTATTTTAGATAACCCGGTTTTACTTGACTTCAATGAAATACGCAGAAACCTTTACAAATTATTTCCGGGAAATTGGGGAGTTTCCATTGCAGATTTAGGAACTATTCATCCGGGTAATACCTTGCAGGACACTTATTACCTCGTTCAAGAGATTACTCAGGATTTATTAAAGGCAGATGTAATTCCTATACTTTTAGGCGGGAGTCAGGATTTGGCCTATTACCAATATCGGGCGTATGACGTATTAGAACGTATGGTCAATATGGTCAATGTAGATGCAACATTTGATCTCGGTAATGTAGCTACTACCTTAACTAATCAGTCCTACGTAGGTAAGATCATTGTAGATCAACCCTACAATCTATTCAACTACAGTAATATTGGGTATCAAACATATTTTAATTCTCAGGAGCATATTGATTTAATTGAAAAATTATATTTTGATGCGTACCGGTTAGGAGATGTTATTACAGATATTACTATAGTAGAACCTATCATGCGAGATGCGGATTTGGTAAGTATTGACCTAAAAGCCTTGCAAAATTCTTTCGTAAGTCCGGAAGTTATATCTCCTAATGGTTTTAATCATAGAGAAATTTGTGCCATATCCCGATATGCAGGAATAAGTGATAAAGTAAAAAGTCTCAGTATATTTGAATGTTTTCAGGAAAATAAACACCAATATCTTTTGATTGCACAAATGATATGGTATTTTATAGAAGGATTGAATTACAGGACTAATGAATTGAATATCAAAAGTAAAAAAGAAACACTTCACTACCAGGTGCCCGTTGAAGATGAAATTTTGTCATTTTACCAAAGTTCGATTACAAAAAGATGGTGGATTGAAATACCTTTTCTTCCCTCCGGAAATAATAAATTAGAAAGACACACGTTATTACCTTGCACGTACAACGATTATAAGCGAGCTTGTAATCAGGAAATACCAGAAAGATGGTATAAAGCAAAACGTAAAAACGAAGTTTAA